From Anomalospiza imberbis isolate Cuckoo-Finch-1a 21T00152 chromosome 22, ASM3175350v1, whole genome shotgun sequence, a single genomic window includes:
- the GPR179 gene encoding probable G-protein coupled receptor 179 isoform X10, which yields MGPCRRALLWGFHAVLVQVAVLAAGQRPQERPPRPAGWSPAPSSSWAPTVEPGAPGDSEGSAAALAFLRTGDAERLARANCSGGVAAGAPGPGPPPALRAALRAAPEALAHAANFLNMLFQTNDIREASVAEDVEWYQALVRSLAEGHPWVRRAVLALDAHPLAPKPRLMLQATKGDGQILLQDVSSAAPSLGNLSWDNEWFNALKSQRVPALRKRVLSNDLRSLDTPKWQRGDSYVGDPGHVRWSPPFLECREGRFLPTWAVTLSSAFYGLKPDLSPEFKGVVRVDVELRDVAIDQCSSGPGWFSDTHRCDLNSTQCVPQESRGFVLGRYLCRCKPGFYRAGGVASSAWAGVAGTDGGSRLGCRPCRPGCATCEDDTPCLIQEDQVLRAAVLSCQACCMLAIFLSMLVSYHFRRSKRIRTSGIILLETILFGSLLLYFPVFILYFKPSIFRCIVLRWVRMLGFAIVYGTITLKLYRVLKVFLSRTAQRVPYVSSGRVLRMLAPILLLVLWFLAAWTIGMLENAHKNIPLVIRAQTSRGLHFSICGHDCWDYMMVIAEMLFLLWGSFLCYATRAVPSAFHEPRYMGIALHNELMVSATFHVVRFLIVPSLHPDWTLLLFFAHTHGTITMTLALLFIPKFLHSGSPLREEITAEVYEDELDMRRSGSCMNSSIASAWSEHSLDPDDIREELKKLYRQLEVHKTWRMATNNPHLAKKRSSRRSLARSILRRSGAELAESASRRSSAGDRAGTLSRRSSSAKRLVDAAGTSLRMRDESSRRRSSALRKSRSSEGPPREPRRGSPTPSPPEEPPPAAVMDLEQSDSDSLDAAPLLCKSASAQNLAGHWQRPPGRAPPLQKSHSVVTGAREAALLAARRAAREQWHGSRHLSAPAPGVPSGAATPQSPAERGSQADAAPPGDAKGHKHVTYAPIKSVSVDSAHPPRKVRVTVKKTPPPPPVRYQSLQRSGTLGDSPEPPPGPSAQAGEAEGTAGDDPERASPPAGKGRLLTPTATSAHVCPWELVQDEILGRKQKAAEAAESGTPGDIAAASPGPKQPPTKSFRSLGLAIKALNRSRGKSILKGKSEGSLRKRGSSRREKPGLAEASAVSLGGLSPDPVSKIPEGSRQSLEAPALQHNNNAATPGEAADWGDSGTGGQWDSLAAGTGDGHKGAAGPSAARGDAGTGGRLEPPSAGHQGAECPPEVARVQPQEGGEAPAVDPGEDVPGVTAEEGTLDELEGTSRSFQPRDHPEEEQPPAKPTPSSVRGAAGPKPRAEVGPPGSLGIPAGRGALLRQEAIASREDAGIPESPDKALEEGSSQPDSERVPGRSWSRAGSAQGELSPGGTRGDSSSKAGICPGKGGSEGDSQRAPGMEKPPELPKVAPEQAEGRRAEVCPWESQEQGRSVRAEICPWDTEQEGQRSPKSGEGVEQPGMELAGKPPARPKASSQRAGTTESKKANICPWEVEGELRPKTEICPWEEAAAPLGKERPRQDMHGISKGEEKVGPRAPEKGKQPPAKPLPKSPSGKSQSSEKAEICPWESQGSKSSDKAEICPWESQGSKSSDKAEICPWEVAAPQLQEGTAPGKERLPSREASKVLEKGSKDRQSVCPWESPDTEQPPAKSHTGSSALPTAPSGKSQSSEKAEICPWEVVSSGKSEICPWEVAAPQLEKGTGPGKEKLPPKKVSKAVEKGSRDRESICPWESLDTEELSLKSAVGKEPSKKSDSTESRKSEICPWEAAEPIGLEKEISQPDVQPKGAQRASPAGMGQLGASAVSPTLLEKSRGRSHGEAEHKPLCRLLPSIQHPGVGSSPSPGTGLAEVCPWEAGEAPAAPAKPSFDTRKSSEVCPWEEESTDPSRTCPGQGRARDGGGV from the exons ATGGGGCCGTGCCGGCGGGCGCTGCTCTGGGGCTTCCACGCGGTGCTGGTGCAGGTCGCCGTGCTCGCGGCGGGGCAGCGCCCGCAGGagcgacccccgcggccggcgGGATGGTCGCCGGCCCCCTCATCCTCGTGGGCGCCCACCGTGGAGCCGGGAGCGCCGGGGGACAGCGAGGGCTCGGCGGCAGCGCTGGCGTTCCTGCGCACGGGCGATGCCGAGCGCCTGGCCCGGGCCAACTGCAGCGGGGGTGTCGCGGCGGGGgcccccgggcccgggcccCCCCCGGCGCTGCGGGCGGCCCTGCGAGCCGCCCCCGAGGCGCTGGCCCACGCCGCCAACTTCCTCAACATGCTCTTCCAGACCAACGACATCCGCGAGGCCAGCGTGGCCGAGGACGTGGAGTGGTACCAGGCGCTGGTCCGCAGCCTGGCCGAGGGGCACCCGTGGGTGCGCAGGGCGGTGCTGGCCCTCGACGCCCACCCGCTGGCCCCCAAGCCCCGGCTGATGCTGCAGGCCACCAAGGGGGACGGCCAGATCCTGCTGCAGGACGTCTCCAGCGCCGCTCCCAGCCTGGGCAACCTCAGCTGGGACAACGAGTGGTTCAACGCCCTCAAGTCGCAGCGGGTCCCGGCGCTCCGCAAGCGGGTGCTCAGCAATGACCTGCGCAGCCTGGACACCCCCAAGTGGCAGCGGGGGGACAGCTACGTGGGGGACCCGGGCCACGTGCGGTGGTCGCCGCCGTTCCTGGAGTGCCGCGAGGGCCGCTTCCTGCCCACCTGGGCCGTCACGCTCTCCTCCGCCTTCTACGGGCTCAAGCCCGACCTCAGCCCCGAGTTCAA GGGGGTCGTGCGGGTGGACGTGGAGCTGCGGGACGTGGCCATCGACCAGTGCTCCAGCGGGCCGGGCTGGTTCTCGGACACGCATCGCTGTGACCTCAACAGCACCCAG TGCGTCCCCCAGGAGAGCCGTGGCTTCGTCCTCGGGAGGTACCTGTGCAGGTGCAAGCCGGGCTTTTACAGAGCCGGCGGAGtggccagcagtgcctgggcag gtgtggCAGGGACAGACGGGGGGTCCCGGCTGGGGTGCCGGCCGTGCCGCCCGGGCTGTGCCACCTGTGAGGACGACACGCCCTGCCTGATCCAGGAGGACCAGGTGCTGCGGGCGGCGGTGCTGTCGTGCCAGGCCTGCTGCATGCTGGCCATCTTCCTCAGCATGCTCGTGTCCTACCACTTCCGACGGAGCAAG AGGATCCGGACATCAGGAATCATCCTGCTGGAGACCATCCTCTTCGGGTCCCTCCTCCTCTACTTCCCT GTGTTCATCCTGTACTTCAAGCCGAGCATCTTCCGCTGCATCGTCCTGCGCTGGGTGCGGATGCTCGGCTTCGCCATCGTCTATGGCACCATCACCCTCAAGCTCTACAG GGTGCTGAAGGTGTTCCTGTCGCGCACGGCGCAGCGCGTTCCCTACGTGTCGAGCGGGCGGGTGCTGCGGATGCTGGCGcccatcctgctgctggtgctgtggtTCCTGGCAGCCTGGACCATCGGCATGCTGGAGAACGCCCACAAGAACATCCCGCTGGTCATCCGCGCCCAGACCAGCCGCGGCCTCCACTTCTCCATCTGCGGCCACGACTGCTGGGACTACATGATGGTCATCG CCGAGATGCTGTTCCTGCTGTGGGGCAGTTTCCTGTGCTACGCCACGCGCGCCGTGCCCTCGGCCTTCCACGAGCCCCGCTACATGGGCATCGCCCTCCACAACGAGCTCATGGTCTCTGCCACCTTCCACGTGGTCAG GTTCCTGATTGTCCCCTCGCTGCATCCGGACTGGACTCTGCTGCTCTTCTTCGCTCACACCCACGGCACCATCACCATGACCCTGGCCCTGCTCTTCATTCCCAAG TTCCTGCACTCGGGCTCGCCGCTGCGGGAGGAGATCACGGCCGAGGTGTACGAGGACGAGCTGGACATGCGGCGCTCGGGCTCCTGCATGAACAGCAGCATCGCGTCCGCCTGGAGCGAGCACAGTCTCGACCCCGATGACATTCGG gaggagctgaagaAGCTTTACCGACAGCTAGAGGTGCACAAGACGTGGCGGATGGCGACCAACAACCCGCACCTGGCCAAGAAGCGCAGCTCCCGCCGCAGCCTCGCCCGCTCCATCCTGCGCCGCAGCGGTGCCGAGCTGGCCGAGAGCGCGTCCCGCCGCAGCAGCGCCGGGGACCGGGCGGGGACCCTGTCCCGCCGCAGCTCCTCGGCCAAGCGGCTCGTGGATGCCGCCGGGACCAGCCTGAGGATGCGGGACGAAAGCTCCCGGCGCCGCTCCTCAGCCTTGCGCAAGTCCCGCAGCTCCGAGGGGCCCCCGCGGGAGCCCCGCCGAGGGTCGCCCACACCCAGCCCGCCCGAGGAGCCTCCGCCGGCGGCGGTGATGGACTTGGAGCAATCCGACAGCGACTCGCTGGACGCCGCCCCGCTCCTGTGCAAATCGGCCAGCGCCCAAAACCTGGCGGGGCACTGGCAGCGACCCCCGGGCCGCGCGCCGCCCTTGCAGAAGTCCCACAGCGTTGTCACCGGGGCGCGGGAAGCGGCGCTGCTGGCCGCCCGCAGGGCCGCCCGCGAGCAGTGGCACGGCAGCCGCCACCTCTCCGCGCcggccccgggggtccccagcGGCGCCGCGACACCGCAGAGCCCCGCCGAGAGGGGCTCGCAGGCGGacgcggccccgccgggcgaTGCCAAGGGGCACAAACATGTCACCTACGCGCCCATCAAGAGCGTCAGCGTCGACAGCGCCCACCCGCCCAGGAAGGTGCGGGTGACCGTGAAGAAAACCCCCCCTCCGCCCCCCGTCCGCTACCAGAGCCTGCAGCGCTCGGGGACGCTCGGGGACAGCCCGGAGCCACCGCCGGGCCCCTCGGCACAGGCGGGAGAGGcggaggggacagcaggggacgACCCGGAGCGCGCGTCCCCcccggcagggaagggcaggctGCTGACCCCGACGGCCACCTCGGCACACGTCTGTCCCTGGGAGCTGGTCCAGGACGAGATCCTGGGCAGGAAACAAAAAGCGGCCGAGGCAGCAGAGTCGGGGACCCCCGGTGACATAGCGGCCGCTTCCCCCGGCCCCAAGCAGCCTCCCACGAAGAGTTTCCGCAGCCTGGGACTCGCCATCAAAGCCCTCAACCGCTCCAGGGGGAAGAGCATCCTGAAAGGGAAAAGCGAGGGGAGCCTCAGGAAgagggggagcagcaggagggagaagCCCGGCCTGGCAGAGGCCTCGGCCGTGTCCCTCGGGGGACTCAGCCCAGACCCCGTGTCCAAAATCCCCGaggggagcaggcagagcctcGAGGCCCCCGCCCTCCAGCACAACAACAACGCCGCCACCCCCGGGGAAGCCGCGGActggggggacagcgggacaggaGGACAATGGGACAGCCTGGCCGCGGGGACAGGCGATGGGCACAAAGGGGCAGCGGGGCCCAGCGCTGCCCGAGGGGACGCGGGTACTGGTGGGCGTCTGGAGCCACCCAGCGCGGGCCACCAAGGAGCTGAATGTCCCCCGGAGGTGGCACGGGTACAGCCCCAGGAAGGGGGCGAGGCTCCTGCAGTGGATCCGGGGGAGGACGTTCCTGGGGTCACAGCGGAGGAAGGGACACTTGATGAGCTCGAGGGGACCAGCAGGTCCTTCCAGCCCCGGGACCACCCGGAGGAGGAGCAGCCGCCTGCGAAGCCCACCCCGAGCAGCgtgcggggcgcggcggggccgaaGCCGCGGGCTGAGGTTGGTCCGCCCGGATCGCTCGGAATCCCGGCAGGAAGGGGAGCCTTGCTGCGCCAGGAGGCGATCGCTTCCCGGGAGGACGCAGGGATCCCAGAGAGCCCGGACAAGGCGCTGGAAGAGGGGAGCAGCCAGCCCGACTCCGAGCGGGTccctggaaggagctggagcagggctgggagcgcGCAGGGAGAGCTCAGTCCTGGGGGAACGCGGGGAGATTCCAGCTCCAAAGCAGGAATCTGCCCTGGGAAGGGCGGCAGTGAGGGGGATTCTCAGCGCGCTCCGGGCATGGAAAAACCACCAGAGCTGCCGAAAGTGGCCCCGGAGCAAGCggagggcaggagggctgaggTGTGCCCGTgggaaagccaggaacagggaaGGAGTGTCCGAGCAGAAATCTGCCCCtgggacacagagcaggaagGGCAGAGATCCCCCAAAtctggagaaggtgtggagcagcctgggatggagcTCGCAGGGAAACCCCCAGCTCGGCCCAAAGCCTCATCCCAGCGGGCTGGAACCACGGAGAGCAAAAAGGCCAACATCTGTCCCTGGGAGGTGGAGGGTGAGCTGCGCCCAAAAACTGAGATCTGCCCCTGGGAAGAGGCTGCAGCTCCGCTGGGGAAGGAGAGACCGAGGCAGGACATGCATGGCATTTccaaaggggaagaaaaagtgGGGCCTAGAGCACCGGAAAAAGGAAAGCAGCCCCCAGCCAAACCTCTGCCCAAATCTCCTTCAGGGAAATCCCAGAGCTCAGAGAAGGCAGAGATCTGTCCCTGGGAATCTCAGGGCTCCAAATCCAGTGACAAAGCTGAAATCTGTCCCTGGGAG TCTCAGGGCTCCAAATCCAGTGACAAAGCTGAAATCTGTCCCTGGGAGGTGGCTGCAcctcagctgcaggagggaaCAGCCCCAGGTAAGGAGAGACTCCCATCAAGAGAAGCCTCTAAAGTTCTGGAGAAGGGGAGCAAAGACCGACAGTCTGTCTGTCCATGGGAGAGCCCGGACACGGAGCAGCCCCCAGCCAAATCCCACACTGGGAGCTCAGCACTGCCCACAGCTCCTTCAGGGAAATCCCAGAGCTCAGAGAAGGCAGAGATCTGTCCTTGGGAGGTTGTATCCAGTGGCAAATCTGAAATCTGTCCCTGGGAGGTGGCTGCGCCTCAGCTGGAGAAAGGAACTGGCCCAGGTAAGGAGAAACTTCCACCAAAAAAAGTCTCCAAAGCTGTGGAGAAGGGGAGCAGAGACCGAGAGTCCATCTGTCCATGGGAGAGCCTGGACACGGAGGAGCTCTCCCTGAAATCTGCAGTGGGGAAGGAGCCATCCAAGAAATCCGACAGCACGGAGAGCAGGAAATCTGAAATTTGcccctgggaagcagcagagccCATTGGGTTGGAGAAGGAAATCTCCCAGCCAGATGTGCAGCCAAAGGGAGCCCAAAGAGCTtcccctgcagggatgggacagctgGGTGCCAGCGCTGTGTCTCCAACACTTCTGGAAAAATCCAGGGGCAGATCCCACGGGGAAGCCGAGCACAAGCCCCTGTGCCGACTCCTGCCCAGCATCCAGCACCCAGGGGtgggcagcagccccagccctggcactggcCTGGCTGAGGTTTGTCCTTGGGAAGCTGGAgaggctccagcagcacctgccaaGCCCAGTTTCGACACGAGGAAAAGCTCTGAGGTGTGTCCGTGGGAGGAGGAGAGCACGGATCCCTCCCGGAcctgccccgggcagggcagagcccggGATGGGGGTGGGGTGTGA